CAACAGCACTTTGGTAACCGTTGAAGCCGCCTGCGCCGCCACCAGTACCAAGAGCTGAAGGGTTTAGTGCGTCAAGACGGAAGAAGCCGTCAGAGACTCCACCCCAACCCCAGTTAACATGGTAGAAGTTACGTCCGTCAGCACCATCGATAACAAAGGCATGTCCGCCTACTTTACCGACACCTTGGTAGTATACTGGTTGGTTTTGAGATAATTCTTTGTCAATTTGTGCTTCCCAATCTTGTTTGCTAAAGTCGCCACGGTTGATTTGGTGAACAGATTGGTTGTAGCCAAAGTTTTCTTTCAAGGCTCTTTGAACACGAGAGCTACCTGCAGAACCACTAGATGGACCATAATCCATGTCTACTGAAATACCAACATCAGCCATCAATTCTGAAATCGCCATTTTTTGAACGTTAGATTCTCTTCCGCTATAAGTAGGTAAGATGTTGTTCCAGTTGTATTGTCTAGTAGAGATAGCTGCAAACAAGTTCTTAGGATGGTTGAAATATGGGTTATTTGAGCTTAGTGTGTAAGTGTAGTCTTTCAACCCTTTGTTAGGGTAATTATGATATTTCATAATTTGAGCAGTTGCAGTAGCAACACATCCTGTAGCTGCATGTTGACCTACAAAAGATTGTTCACCTGGTTTTACTTTTTCAATAACAGGTGTCAATAGGTTGTAAGGGTTACCTTGATTGTAATGAATGCCTTTTGAATCAAGGAGAGATTTAACAACTGGTTGTTTAATCTCAGCGGTACCAGCATAAGTAGTGTCTAATTTTTTGTTTTCTTTGATTTGTTCGACATAACTTTCCATGAAGGAAGCAATGTTTTCTTTACCGTTAGCGTCAAATGATCCGCTGGTAGAGTATCCTAGAATTTCTGGAGAACGTTTATCTCCTGAAACGATAACAAATCCTCCAGTAGAAATATTGTAAACATACATATTAGAGCCAGAAAGTTCTCCACCTAAGTTAACTTTGTCAAGCTTAATATCTTCTGCGCTTCGTGCACCTGCTTTGATAGCTGCTGATTTTTGGATAAATGTGATAGCGCTATCTTTTGCTTCTTTTTCGTTACGAGCAAAGTTTTGATCGGCAAATACTGGGTTAGCAAGAACAAATCCACCTAATGCTAAAAGACTTAATAATCTGACACCTAATTTCTTTTTATTCATTTTTTTTATACCTCTTTCAAAATAAGTTAATCTACTGCATTTGCTTTTAACGGTACATTGGACACACCTCCTTACTTAGCTGAATCGTATGGTTATCATACGATGTCGCTGATACCATGAATGGTAATAGACAATAACACGGTTAGTTGACACTGACAACCCAACCCAATTATTCTCATCTCATGTGAGCCTAATTGGTTTTGGTCAAAAGACGCTATGAGTCGTTGCACTTATCATCTTTTGGTTGATCTCTTATCTTCTGCCGTATCTACTAGGCAGACTGATAGGCAAGATCAGCTAGCAAACAATAGGTTGTGCTTGACAGTTTTTTTAGATGATATGGGACCGTTCTCATTTTGTTAATAACTGATTCTGTGATAAGGATCGTGATAGGGTCCACAACACCAAGTGAAAGTCCTTTGTCTTTTTTTGGGTTGTCCATTAGTTGACTCGTAGGCTTTTTCCTGGCTGATTTATCTCATTTTTACTGACAATTAGCCTTTTAGTTACTATTGTGGCTAGTAGATGCTCATTTCAGTTGACAAGAAACTTAAAAATACTGATAATATAAACAAAATGATTCTTTTGTTTGTCAATGCTTTTATTGACTTCTCATTTTTATCTACTACCATTTTGCAAAAGGAACTACAAAAATAGTAACAATAACCACATAGTAGGCGCCTCCTTTTAACCTTATGGCTATATCATAGCTGCTTATTTTGCTAACCCATTATTTTGTTACGTATTAGGTACACACGTAACGTATTTTTAACATCTATTAGATTAGAAAGGTTTAACATATGACAGTTGATAAAACTATCGCATCTGGCTATTGACCTTATGCACCTATCATAAGCGACTATCATCCGAAACATTCAACTTGTTACGTATTAGGTACATGCGTAACGTATTTTTGACATCAACTAGGAAGGCTTGACATATGGAAATTGGTGAAACCGTTGAATTCATTAGGCATTCAAAAAACATTTCGATTAAACAAGTTTGTGGTGATTATCTCACTAGGCAAACCTATTATCGTTTTATTAAAAATAATCTTGACATTTCTTCGAAAAAGTTACTTTATATCTTAGACAACTTGAATGTCAATGTTGATGAGTTTCTCTTTATTAGTAATAACTTTAAACAATACAAAGAATTTATTGATATGGATACGGCAAAACATTATTTTGAATGCCGAAACATAGAAGGTTTAAATCATATCCTTGATTCTTATAAAGATAGTAAGTCAACAAAGGAAAAGAACCTTTTTGCCTTGGTCAAGGTGTTATTAGCAACTCTTACTGAGGAAGACTGTCTGACAGAGCGGACTTATTTGTCAAACTATCTTATTAATATTGAAACTTGGAGTCACTATGAGACTGTGCTTTTTAATAATTGTATGTTTATTTTTGAGTCTTGCTTTATTGAGATGGTGTTTTCAAAAGTTATTTTGAACCTCGATAAATACAATACCCTAAGGTATTATGGGAATGAATCGATTCGGATGTTTGTCAATATGTTGATTTTGTTTATTCAGCGACAAGAGTATGATAAAGCTTCTGAGATTTTGGCAAAAATTGAAGATTATCAGCTAAATGATGATTGCTTATATGAACGGTGTTGTGTGTCTTTTTTTGATGGCATTATTGGCCTCATAAATGGTAAAGAGGGGGCTGAGCAAAAGTGTGTGCAGATCTTGGAGATCTTCCAATTACTTAATTGCAAAACGATCCATCATATGTTTCAAACCTACCTAGAAGCCATTAAACATAAACTGTCCTGAGGCTCTTTAAAAAGCTAACGCTCTTATGGTGTTAGCTTTTTGATTTGGTATCTTAATAAATGGTGTAGTTTATCTCAACAGCTCCAGGGCGATTTTTTCAATTTGCTTTTTACTTTTTGACAAATCATAAAAAGCAATGACGACAATCATTGCTTTTTCTAGTATTTTTACTTTCTATAGTCATTGCTTTTTTTGATGTAAAAAGCTAGGCCTAGTGAGCAGAGGTCTAGCCTTTTGGTATTATTTCTGAGTAGGTGTACCGTTATGGTAGTTAATGGTGTAGCCATTAGCTGTGTTGTAAACTAATACTTTCTCGTTGATGGTATTATCAGAAGATTGCATTGATACCACGACAGCTCTTGGAATCAACTCGTCTGCGTTATAGATTGGAGCAGCTTCATAATAAAGATAGCCATCACGATTTGCTTCTAACCATTCTTGAGCTCTTTGTTCGGTATAGCGCATGCCGCCTTTTTGGTCACGACCTCCTACATTTTGGGTACGTGTCCCTGTAACGGCATTGACTCTGAGTGCATCTCCACCGAGACTATCTGCAATGAGATGACTTCTATTCCAGAAATCTCCGACATAAGATAGACCATTTAACCATTCAATTTTATATTTGACATGATTAGGGTTTCCAGTCCAGCCTGCGGGGTTTTGATTTTTACCGAAAGATTGTCTAACACCGTAGCTACCTTCAACATTGGCATAAGTCAATGTACCTCTAGCAGTACGCGTCCTTCCTAACTCATCTAATTTGCTATAGAGAATATCTCCTGCTTTAGGAAAGAGTGCTGGAGTGATCTGACTAGTACCTAAGGTTTTGTAATAGTTGGGACTGTCATTGAATGTCCAAGCTAATGCTTCGTTTAGGTACTTGCTTGCGCCATCATTTAGAACAACATCATTTGAGACCTGTGTTTGTCGTGCCAGTGCAGTATTTTCAAGTGTGACTGTTGTTACAGCCATTGTGGCTGATACAAGAGCTACCATTGAAAATTTTACTAGCCGACATTTTTTAGAAAAAACCCGTCTTGATCCAAGTAGATTCATATGCTTGTCCTCTTTTCTAATTTCGCTCACTAACCATAGTATACGCTTACTTAACTAGTTTATCAATAGTTTTTTTAAAAAATATGAAAATTAAAGGAGATAGTAAGGAGAAAAAAGAAGGCGTTGTCTTTTTGTTTTGCCATACTAATATCATTTTTGAAATAGGTGCTGTGTGTCACCTAGAGGTGGTGATTGTATTTAGGCCTAGGTAAGATGGTTACTTTACTATCGTTTCTTTGACTTTTACCAAGTAGGGGATTTCAGTAGTCAACACCTCTTAAAAAAGAACTATTCCCTCTTTAGCTGTTGTAGAGGTTTCTTAAAATCTTTTATGTTACAATAAAGAAAAAAAGGAGGTTTCACATGTCAACTGACCATCAATTACGAGAAGTTTCTTATCAATTACTGGCTGAGCGAGGGGTTTCTTTAGAAGCTATTGCAGAGCTGGTGCTTTTTTTGCAGAATGATTATATTCCCAATTTGACCATGGCAGAATGTTTAGAGAGCGTTGAGGCGGTGCTTGCAAAACGAGAAGTGCAAAATGCTATTATCACTGGGGTAGAATTGGATAAATTGGCTGAAGCCAACCAGCTGTCTGAGCCACTCCTTAGTATCTTGAAAACCGACCAAGGGCTGTATGGGATTGATGAAATCCTGGCCTTATCCATTGTTAACCTCTATGGGTCTATCGGTTTTACCAATTATGGGTATCTGGACAAGACAAAACCGGGAATAGTTGACAAACTCAACCACAAAGATGGCTACTCCTGCCATACCTTTTTAGATGATATTGTTAGCGCCATTGCGGCAGCAGCTGCCAGTCGTATTGCCCACAATGACCCCGCTAAAAGTGCTATTACCAACCAACAATAAGCAAAACAAGTCTAGGAAGTGACTCCCTAGACTTGTTTTTTTGAGGTTATCTGGCAAATAAGAAATCTCTTTTTGGTTAGCCTATCGACTCGTAACATAGGCATCAACAGCAACCAAAGCCGCTGCTACATCTTCTGGACTGATAACAAATGGCATTTGATGGATGGTTTCGCCTGCCATGGTTGCTTGACGGCCAATTTTTAAGAAATCCTCTTGAGTAGCCGTGTCTAAATGCATTTCTTTGAGGGTTGTTGGCATGCCAATAGCTTGGTAAAAGTCGATGTAGCGGTCAATTTCTTCACGCGAACGATTTTCCAAGAAGAGTTGGGTCAACGTGCCATAGGCGACTTTTTCACCATGGGTAAGGTGATGAATAGCACCTGTCAGCGCTGTAAAGCCATTGTGAATGGCATGTGCAGCAGCCAGACCCGCACTTTCAAAACCAAGCCCACTAAGAAGTGTATTGGCTTCAATGACATTTTCCAAGGCCGGGGTCACGACTTGTCTGTCACAGCTAGCCATCGCTTTTAGGCCATCTGCAAACAAGGTCTGCTCACAGGCTTTGGCAATGGCAACTCCTGCCAAGGTTTGATTGCCACCTGCCATGGTGTCTCCATTTTTTTGCATAACAGCACGCGCCTCTACCCATGTTGCTAACCCATCTGCAATCCCTGACGCCAATAAGCGTTTTGGTGCCTGACAGATCACTTGTGTGTCAACCAATACAAGATCTGGATTCTTTGAATAGAAAATGTATTTTTCAAAGGCTCCTTCATCGGTGTAAATAACCGATAAGGCTGAGGTTGGGGCATCTGTTGAAGCAATGGTTGGGGCAATAATCACCGGAACAGCAAGTAAGTCAGCGATAGCCTTAGCACTGTCAATGGTTTTTCCACCACCAAGTCCAATAATAACATCATTGCCATTTTCCTTGGCAATGGCAACCACGCGGCTGATTTCATTATCTGAGGCTTCGCCATTAAAGGCTACGTGAACAGGAGTCATGCCATTATCTATCAAATAGCTTTCAAATCTTTCTCCGACGATGCCATACACCACGTCATCACACAGTAAAATGGGGCTATCCCCTAGTTGTTTTAGGGTTTTAACATTGGTAAACAAGGCATTTTTACCTTGAATGTAACGAGATGGACTTGCAAATACTTTCATCGTTGAACTCCTTTATCTGTGATTCCTAATGATGTGATTACTACTGATGCTATTTCTTAAATGCTCTTGCGGTGATGAATGGCTTCCCAATCCTTGCCAAAATCGTCAACCGCTTTTTGAATAGATGGCATGGCAAATCCTGCTTCAAACACATCTGGGCCAGCAGTGATGGCTTGTGCTCCTAGAGCAAAGGATTTATTAACCTGAGCCACATTTTTAAAGCTTGCTGCCAAAATCTTACTATTAGCATTCTCGCGGTTAATAGCTTCTGCTAATTGTTCTATGACAGCTTCTGGATCAATATTAAGATTTTCCATACGGTTATAGTAAGGAGCCAAATAATCAGCGCCAGCTTCAATGGCTAATAGTCCTTGGAAGGTCGTATAAATAGCGGTTGCTGTGATGTGATAGCCTTCGGCTTTCAAGGTTTTAATGGCTGCAAGGCCCTCTGTGGTTACAGGTACTTTGACATACACACTATCTCCACATTGCCTGCGGATTTCAGCAGCATCTTTTAAGATGCCTTCGTAATCTTGGGCGATCACTTGAACATGAATAGAAGCCTTGTCACCGATAATAGCACGGACTTCTCGAATCCGTTCAAAGAAATCAATCTCACCTTCTTTTTTGGCAATAGAAGGGTTTGAGGTCACACCTGCGAGAGGCAAAATGTGATGCCATTTTTTAATAGCTTCTAAATCTAAAGTGTCTAACATGTATTCCATACTTATTTTCTCCTAAAGTGTGTGTTCTGTACGTTCAATAATGTCATCTTGGGTTGCTTTTGAGAGCACATTGAAGAAAGCTGAGTAGCCGGCAACACGGACAATGAGGTCGCGGTGCTTTTCAGGATGTTTTTGGGCATCAATCAAGGTTTCACGTGACACGACATTGTACTGGATATGATAACCGTGTAGGCGATTAAAGAAGGTACGAAGTAAGGCCATTAATTTCAGTTTGTCTTCTTCTTTGGCCAGGGTTTGTGGGTTAACTTTTTGGTTGAGTAGCACTCCTCCGACAATCTCATCTGTTGGTAATTTAGCAACAGATTTCAATACTGAAGTCGGGCCTTTTTTGTCCATGCTGTGTTCTGGTGAACAGCCTTCTGCTAGTGGTGTGCCTGCATGGCGACCGTCTGGTGTCGCCAAGGTCCCTTTTCCTTGTCCGACATTGGCTGAGATTGATGATGTCCCAGAATAGCGGATACCTCCGATTGGGCCACGGCCATACCGGGTATTTGGGTATTTGGCAATTTCATCAATGTAGGTGTCGTAAGCTTCGACGACTAAACTATCTGCGTAGTCATCATCATTACCATATTTTGGTGCGTCATTGATGAGCATTTGGCGGATGTCTTCTCCGCGTTCTCCAGCAAAGTCACTTTCAAGGGCCTTCCAGAGTTCCTCTGGGGTCAAGCGACCTTCTTCAAACACTAATTTTTTCAGCGCTGCTAGGGAGTCTGATAGGTTGGCAATACCAACTTGAAGGCCTGAGATATAGTCGTAAACAGCTCCGCCTTCTTTTAAGGTCTTGCCACGACCGATACAATCATCTGTCAAGGCTGAGCAAAGAATATCTGGTACTTCACGTTCAAGACCGAGGTCAATGGCATTTTCAACAATGACGCTCATGCGGGTAATTTCGCGCAGGGTGGCATCCCATGCTGCTTTTAATTCTTCATAAGAGGTCATGTCTTTGAAGTGACCGTGTCCTTTTGCAAAGCGCTTGCCTGATGCTGGGTCAATCCCGTCATTCATGGTAATCAGCAAGATTTTAGGGAAGTTGATGTAACTCATCCCCGTGCAACGGTAGCCCCATTTTCCAGGAACTGCTGTTTCCACACAGCCAATGGCTGAGTAATCATAAGCATCTTCTTCTGAGACACCTT
The genomic region above belongs to Streptococcus pyogenes and contains:
- the speB gene encoding cysteine proteinase exotoxin SpeB produces the protein MNKKKLGVRLLSLLALGGFVLANPVFADQNFARNEKEAKDSAITFIQKSAAIKAGARSAEDIKLDKVNLGGELSGSNMYVYNISTGGFVIVSGDKRSPEILGYSTSGSFDANGKENIASFMESYVEQIKENKKLDTTYAGTAEIKQPVVKSLLDSKGIHYNQGNPYNLLTPVIEKVKPGEQSFVGQHAATGCVATATAQIMKYHNYPNKGLKDYTYTLSSNNPYFNHPKNLFAAISTRQYNWNNILPTYSGRESNVQKMAISELMADVGISVDMDYGPSSGSAGSSRVQRALKENFGYNQSVHQINRGDFSKQDWEAQIDKELSQNQPVYYQGVGKVGGHAFVIDGADGRNFYHVNWGWGGVSDGFFRLDALNPSALGTGGGAGGFNGYQSAVVGIKP
- the ropB gene encoding quorum-sensing system transcriptional regulator RopB/Rgg1 (RopB (Regulator of Protease B) is a paralog of the quorum-sensing transcriptional regulators Rgg2 and Rgg3, which bind short, hydrophobic peptides encoded by genes in their respective vicinities. RopB binds the leaderless short peptide SIP (SpeB-inducing peptide), with sequence MWLLLLFL.) — encoded protein: MEIGETVEFIRHSKNISIKQVCGDYLTRQTYYRFIKNNLDISSKKLLYILDNLNVNVDEFLFISNNFKQYKEFIDMDTAKHYFECRNIEGLNHILDSYKDSKSTKEKNLFALVKVLLATLTEEDCLTERTYLSNYLINIETWSHYETVLFNNCMFIFESCFIEMVFSKVILNLDKYNTLRYYGNESIRMFVNMLILFIQRQEYDKASEILAKIEDYQLNDDCLYERCCVSFFDGIIGLINGKEGAEQKCVQILEIFQLLNCKTIHHMFQTYLEAIKHKLS
- the sdaB gene encoding streptodornase B translates to MNLLGSRRVFSKKCRLVKFSMVALVSATMAVTTVTLENTALARQTQVSNDVVLNDGASKYLNEALAWTFNDSPNYYKTLGTSQITPALFPKAGDILYSKLDELGRTRTARGTLTYANVEGSYGVRQSFGKNQNPAGWTGNPNHVKYKIEWLNGLSYVGDFWNRSHLIADSLGGDALRVNAVTGTRTQNVGGRDQKGGMRYTEQRAQEWLEANRDGYLYYEAAPIYNADELIPRAVVVSMQSSDNTINEKVLVYNTANGYTINYHNGTPTQK
- a CDS encoding phosphatidylglycerophosphatase A, which produces MSTDHQLREVSYQLLAERGVSLEAIAELVLFLQNDYIPNLTMAECLESVEAVLAKREVQNAIITGVELDKLAEANQLSEPLLSILKTDQGLYGIDEILALSIVNLYGSIGFTNYGYLDKTKPGIVDKLNHKDGYSCHTFLDDIVSAIAAAAASRIAHNDPAKSAITNQQ
- a CDS encoding glycerol dehydrogenase, yielding MKVFASPSRYIQGKNALFTNVKTLKQLGDSPILLCDDVVYGIVGERFESYLIDNGMTPVHVAFNGEASDNEISRVVAIAKENGNDVIIGLGGGKTIDSAKAIADLLAVPVIIAPTIASTDAPTSALSVIYTDEGAFEKYIFYSKNPDLVLVDTQVICQAPKRLLASGIADGLATWVEARAVMQKNGDTMAGGNQTLAGVAIAKACEQTLFADGLKAMASCDRQVVTPALENVIEANTLLSGLGFESAGLAAAHAIHNGFTALTGAIHHLTHGEKVAYGTLTQLFLENRSREEIDRYIDFYQAIGMPTTLKEMHLDTATQEDFLKIGRQATMAGETIHQMPFVISPEDVAAALVAVDAYVTSR
- a CDS encoding fructose-6-phosphate aldolase; protein product: MEYMLDTLDLEAIKKWHHILPLAGVTSNPSIAKKEGEIDFFERIREVRAIIGDKASIHVQVIAQDYEGILKDAAEIRRQCGDSVYVKVPVTTEGLAAIKTLKAEGYHITATAIYTTFQGLLAIEAGADYLAPYYNRMENLNIDPEAVIEQLAEAINRENANSKILAASFKNVAQVNKSFALGAQAITAGPDVFEAGFAMPSIQKAVDDFGKDWEAIHHRKSI